Within bacterium, the genomic segment GGTCAGCCAGTTGCCGACATTGACGTACACGCCGCCCCGGAGCTGCCGGACCTCGGGCACGTGCGAATGCCCCATGATGACGATATCGAAACCAGAGGCAAGTTTGCTTTGGGCGAAGCTGGCCATGTCTTCGACCAGTGTTGGCCTGGCGCGTCCGACCCGGCTGGCCCGGGCCACCGCCAGGGCAAGGCCGATACCGATGTCCGGGTGAAGCAGTGAGTAAAGCCAGCCGTCAATCCGACTGCGCATCAGCACCCGAAAGACCCGAGGCACGAACGTCCGGTCCAAGGTGTCGCCGTGGGCGAGGAAAACCCGCTTGCCGTCCAGCGTGACTTCGAGTTCGTCCGTCGCCTCTGCCCCGAGTTCGCGACGCCAGAAATCTTTGAACCAGAAGTCGTGATTGCCCTTAAGGTAGCCAATGCGTGTACCCATCCGACTCAACTCGGCGAGTTCAGCCAACGCTCGAAACCCCGGCTTGGGAATCGCCCGGCCATACTCAAACCAGAACTCAAACAGGTCGCCGAGGATGTAGAGCGACTCTGCCTTGCCGCGGATTGACTCGAGGAATCTGAACAGCCGCTGCTCGGCGTCGGGGTGACCGCCGCCGATGTGGGCGTCAGATACGAAGTAGTGCGCGCTCAATCTTGGCCAGCGACCGCTCGAGCGGCAGGCTGGTGTCGATTCGGATGGTGCCGGGGCCGACCTGCGGCGGGTTGAACCGGCTCTTCATTTCCCGGTAGATGTCGATTGTAGCGTCCGAGAACGAGTACTCGCCCGCGCGCTTGCGCAGCCGGGACCGGACGGTCCGCTCCGGGCAGTCGGCGAACACGAACAGCACCGGCGCAGCGGCCTTTGCCGCGGCCTTGAGCGCGCGCTCCCTGGAGTCTTCGCTCAGGAATGTCGCGTCCGCAATCACGCTGAACCCGGCCGAAAGGAAAACCTGCGCCCGACGCAGCAGCTCCGCATAGGTCTTCTCACTGATATCGCCCTTG encodes:
- a CDS encoding UDP-2,3-diacylglucosamine diphosphatase, coding for MSAHYFVSDAHIGGGHPDAEQRLFRFLESIRGKAESLYILGDLFEFWFEYGRAIPKPGFRALAELAELSRMGTRIGYLKGNHDFWFKDFWRRELGAEATDELEVTLDGKRVFLAHGDTLDRTFVPRVFRVLMRSRIDGWLYSLLHPDIGIGLALAVARASRVGRARPTLVEDMASFAQSKLASGFDIVIMGHSHVPEVRQLRGGVYVNVGNWLTSFTYGVIRDGVASLEVFEGGGG